TATGGTGCATTAATTTGAATTTGAACAGCCCGTCATGAATAAATTACAGTTTTTTTTAGGGGTGGTATTAGCCGCGATATTGGGGGGAGTTACTGCTGTAAGCCTTATGCAGTATTTTGACGAAGACAGTACTGCCAATACCAATCTTCAGAGCGAAAGAAATATACAGTTATCTAAATACCTTACAGATACTGCTTTTACCGTACCTGACGGTATTAATTTTATTTATGCAGCAGAAAGAGTAAAGCCCGGAGTGGTATTTATTCGTTCTACCTACAATGGTTCTGGTCAGAGTTTTACCAATCCATTAGAAGATTTGTATAATGAGTACTTTCGGAATGGAGAACCGCGCGAGAGGAGAGGGCCTTCTCGCTCTTCTGGCTCTGGAGTAATTATCTCTGAAGATGGGTATATTGTTACCAACAATCACGTAATTGAAGATGCAGACAAGGTAGATGTTACTCTGGACGACAATCGTATGTATACGGCCAATGTAATTGGCGTTGATCCTACTACAGATCTTGCTTTAATTAAAATAGATGAAGAAGATCTGCCTTTTGTAGATTTCGGTGACTCTGACGACCTTAAAATAGGAGAGTGGGTACTGGCAGTAGGTAATCCTTTTGGTACACTAACTTCTACTGTTACCGCAGGTATTATTAGTGCCAAAGCCAGAAATATTAATATACTCCACGATAGGAATAATCGCCAGATAGAGGCATTTATACAAACCGACGCAGCGGTAAACCAGGGCAATAGCGGTGGGGCTTTGGTAAATCTTAGAGGAGAGCTAATTGGTATCAATACCGCAATTGCGACCTTTACCGGTACTTATGCTGGTTATTCTTTTGCCGTACCTGCCACATTAGTACGTAAAGTAATGAACGACCTCATAGAGTTTGGAACAGTGCAAAGGGCTCTGCTTGGTGTATCAATTATTAATGTTGATGCGCGTCTTGCGGCAGAAGAAGGGCTGGATATAGTAGAGGGTGTATATATACAGGGAGTAGCTAGTGAAAGTGCAGCATCTGAAGCAGGAATACAGCCTGGCGATATTATAGTTGAGATTAATGGAAAAAAAGTAACAAACGTCTCTGAATTGCAGGAACTGGTAGCCAGAAACCGTCCTGGTGATAAGGTAAAGGTAACTTATTATAGAGATGGAGGAATAAACAATGTATATGCAACCCTCAAAAATACTATGGGTGATACCGAAGTAGTAAAGCGCCCTGAAGAACTGGAAATGGAAGGTGCGCTATTTATTACTCCGACAGCAGATGTCTTACAGGCTTTGGAGATAGAAGGAGGGGCTCAGGTTGTAGAGTTAGGTGAAGGTAAGTGGGCAGATGCTGGTCTGGAAGAAGGTTTTGTAATTACCTCTATAGATCATGAGAAAGTGTTTAGTGCAGAACAACTCATGGATATTATGGCAGATAAAAGTGGGGGCATTTTAATAGAAGGTATTACATCTGAAGGTAAGCATGCATTTTATGGATATGGCTGGTAAAAACACGTAGATATTTTGTAAAAAAAGCACTATCAAAAGTGCTTTTTTTTTGTTGTGACTACATTAATTCTATATACCATTGGGGATATATACATAATATTATATGTGAAATAAGTATTGTTATAAAAAGTGAAAGTAAGTATATTATAGAATTGAAAAATTTTTTTTGTTAAAATCTTATAAATTGCATCATAAAAGCAGGAAGAGGAAGAATCTAGAACTGTTTTTGCTTAAATTCCATATAATTGTATTCAAAACTTATTTATAATAAATTTTAGCCACAAAAGTTAGCGAAGCATATGTCAGAAGATAAGAAACACCGCGCTGTTATGTTGATTGATGATAACGAGATTGATAATCTCATCAATCAAAAAATGATAGAAGCTGCTAATATCAGCGATCATATTTATACGCACTCAGGAGCAAAAAGTGCTATTGAGTTTTTAAAGAACATTGAAAAGCTTGGCGAAAACGGTAAAACAGTTCTTCCTGAAGTTATCTTCCTGGATATTGATATGCCTTTGATGGATGGCTTTCAGTTTTTAGATGAATTTGACAAGCTAGCTGATGAGACTAAAGAGCATTGCAGTATTGTGATGTTAACCTCCTCTATTAACCCTCAGGATGTCAATAAGTCACATAAATATGCCTGTGTAAAGCAATACATCAACAAACCGCTTACTCAGAAAAACCTCGAGAAACTAGCGGTTTAAGATTTACTCATAATTGATAAGTATGTTTTTACCACATCGCCTGGCGGTGTGGTTTTTTTTATGTCCTGGGAGTTGCAGTATCTTAAATTCTGTTCAGCACAGCTTGATCTATAACAGGGATTGATGTCAACATATGTACAAGAATTAAGTGGTGTGTATCAGCAGCCAAACTCAGAAGTAGCCAAGGTGTTCTACTTAACTTATCTTAGTCTTTCTAAGCTCTTATTATTACACTGCCTGCCTTTATAGCTCATAAGTGGTCCGTGTATATACAAATGGAGTAGAAAGGGTATTGCACAACTTTTAAAAGAGGGTCTAAATGTATACTGTAGGGCAAAAAAAAGCCCTGAAGTTTAAGACTCCAGGGCTGATGGGTATAAAAACACTAACTAGCAAAGACGATTGATAAAAGACTCATCCATTTTTACCAATTGCGTAGGAGCAAAGTTGACCATTTCAAAGCGGTTAAACTTCTCAACCAGTGCTTTAATCTTGTTATACTTATCACGTTTTACATCAGATACAGAGATCTTCAGGATCTTAGTAAAAACTACGATAGACTCACTATTGTCTTTTCCGAGTATTCTTACTTGTCTTTGAATACTGTTAGTAAGCTGATTAAACAAGTCATAATCATTCATCAGGCAGTATTGAAGGGCAAGTATCGCCTTTACCTCTAGCTGTGCGTAAGGGTACTTTTTAAGACTTGTCTCATTAAGGAGATTGTTGATCCAACGAGCAGCCTCATTGTACTTCTGTACGTAGTAGCAAGACAACGCGCGGTAGATCACATAGGTAACATACTTTGGCACATCATCCAGGTCACACTCAAAGTCGTGGAACAGAAGTTCGTTCTCTTCGTACAGTGCTTCTTCTTCACCCACACGTATAGCTCTTTCTAACTTACTGATCAGGTACTGAGCAGGATAAGTATGCAGGCTATAGTTTGTAAGTAGGGTAGAAGTAGCATCGTTTACTTCTTCGTAGTAGTCCTCTGCCTTACGGTACACTTTGTAGTGGTTGTAATACTCCAGACGAAGTAGTTCGTAAGTCAGCTGTAAGTGGTGGTAGATAGAATCCAGATAGTAAGAGTTAAGGATATTATGCATCTTATCCAGTATATCCTCTATTGGCTCCATATCACTGCTTTCATGTATCTCTTCAGATACAAAAAGGCGGTGAAATACATTTAAACAGCTTTGATATACATACAGTCTGTGCGACTCGTATAAATTACAAAGGTTGTTCATCTCCTCTGCCAGCAGGTTTAGCTCAAGCTTGCCCGTCTCTTCACGAGAAAGAGAGTACTCACCATATTTCTTAAAGTACTGAGAAAGCATCTCTTCAGCTTTATCTACTGCCAGCATATAAGCTACGTGCTTGTTATAAAGCTGTGAGTAGGTAAAGTGCTCAGGAGTATTGATGTGTAACTTGCGGAGTGTCTTATATACAACGGTAAGCTCACTTGGCAAATCGTAATCTAATAACTCTTTTTCAATTTTCTTAAGCGTAGCAATTGCAATCGCTTTCTTTTTAGTAAAGATTACTTCATTGATGTTTGCAACTTTTTTGATAAGATCAGTACGAGGATTCTCCATTTGCTGGAGTAAGTACTCTTCAATTTTTTGATTAAGACGAGAGCGTAGGGTGTAATAAGCATTAGTATTAACACCTAGTTCGTCCATAATTTTGTTATCTGACAGAGACCTTTCCCGCATTGCTTTAAGAAGGTGAGCCGATTTTTCTGCACTGTTCTCCATCAATGACTCGTGTATGGATATATAATCCGAGTCTGAAAGCTGTCTGATAATGTTCTTGAGCTTAGCCATTTGTATAATATTAAGTTGTAGTTCCTGCTAAGTGATTTGACAAAACAATAATAAGTAAATTTTACTATTTGTTGCATACATCTGATTTTGATGAAAAATTATCTAGGTGAAGGGTGAGTAATAATTGTTTAAATATTAAATAAAGGTATAAAAAGAAAAAACATACGTCCGATATTTAATATAAATTATAAGGAATACTATTATACATTTTTTATAAATAGTACGAAAATACGCCAATGCACGTTAAATATTGTGCGTGTAAGTTTTTGTCCATACAATTACATTTATTGCATAATAATGTAAGGCCTAACGTAGTAATTGTACCAAATAAGGTACGTAAACACTACTTTTAGTTTGTGTTAGTTCTATATATTACTTATGCTATATCTTTTAAAAAATAAGAAGTTTTTCTACCCTATACTGATTGTATTATTCCTGATTGGTAGTGCACTTATGCTTAAAAGCCTATTCTACTTTTTGTTCTTGCAAGTCATAATTCCTGACCATACGCCTCATTTAAGCATAAATGACCTACAAAAGCTTAACTCTGATACTGTATTATTGTTAGATACAAGAAGTTCGGAAGAGTTCAGCGTAAGTCACTTAAAAGGAGCAAGTTGGGTGGGGTATGAGGAGTTTACACTAGAACAATTTGACGATTTGCCTTCAGATACTACAATAGTGCTGTATTGCTCAGTAGGTTATAGAAGTGACGTTGTAGGAAAAAGACTTAAGGATGCAGGCTTCACTAATGTATACAACTTATGGGGAGGAATCTTTGCATGGGTAAACAAAGGGCTTCCAGTATATGATGAGCAATCAGTCACCCAGAATATACATCCATATTCTGCCAGCTGGGGCTTTTGGCTTACGCGGGGCAAAAAAGTTATGCAATCCTATAAAACTGTTATAGAAGATTGACAAAAAGATAACTTAATTAATAAAAGGTGTCAAAGCACTAAAACCTCAGTAAGGTATCATAACTTCAGCTACCTTCTCATTAAAGCCCAAAAATTGTAAACTCATAAATAATTAAGAATAGTACCATTCTTAAATTGACTTAGTTAGGAGGCTTTTTATTGAAGTGTAAGGTAATGCTAGCCATACAAAGCTGTATATAACACCACTTCTCTCCTTTTCTATTTCACGAAATTAAAATTTCAGCTGTTAAAGCTCAAACTTTAGATAAGGTCTGCTAGAGATATGGCTATTGCGCTGATGGAGTAGATAGATTATAAAACAAGAGCTAATAGTGCATAAAAAAAGCCTCTCAGGGCTGAGAGGCTTTGTGGAGAATACCGGAGTCGAACCGGTGACCTCTTGCATGCCATGCAAGCGCTCTAGCCAGCTGAGCTAATCCCCCATAAATAGGTCTGCAAAACTAGATAAATATTATTAAAGTCAAAAAGGTCTGCGCGCTTTTATAAAAATTCTTCTGTAATAATCAGAATAGATATTGTTTTCAACGACGCCCAATTTAGTAGAGGCGTGAATAAAGCGGACATCATGTTTACCTTTTACTTCAGTAACCATACCTACGTGTGTGATTTTGTTAGGGTTACTTTTCTTAGCAGCAAAGAAAACCAGGTCGCCGGGCTGTAACTTAAACAAACTTACCCCTTTCCCAATTTTTACCTGCTCTGAGGTAGTTCGGGGTATACTTAAATCAGCCTGATTAAAAGAAGTCATCAGCAAACCTGAGCAGTCCATACCCGAACGAGTAGTGCCTCCCCAACGGTAAGGTACTCCTGTGTATGAGCGAGCTATATCAATTACCTTATCTACAGGGCTTGCATAGCTTGTCTCGCTTTCAGAGCTATGTACACTGCTTCTGGTTTCATTACGTTTTGGAGGAGGAGTATAGGCTCTTTCTTTTTTATAGGAAGGTGCCTTTCGGTCGGCTACTTTTTTTTTGCTGGCACAGCTGCCGAGTATCAGAATACAAGTAATCCATATGATATATGGAGTATAATAGGGCCTGGTTTTGCTAAACAGTATAGTCATAAAGCAAATATATAATGTATCTTTTTTCTGCTCAATGCAACGTGCTTTAAGCAAGCTTATTTTGTTTATCTTCATGCCGCTAAACTTTTACTCTAGAGGCTTATGTCAGACAAAATTAGTTTTTTTGAGAATGTGTACGAGGTCGTCAGATTAATTCCCCGGGGTAGAGTTAGCAGTTATGGTGCCATAGCTAACTATCTGGGCGCAAAAGGTAGTGCGCGTATGGTAGGTTGGGCAATGAACAATGCTCATCAGTATGGAAATGTACCTGCACATAGGGTAGTCAATAGAAATGGTCTGTTATCGGGCAGACATCATTTTAATCCTCCCGAAGCTATGCAGGAGCAGTTGGAGAAAGAAGGTATAGAAGTGAAAAATAATCAGGTAGTTAATTTCGAGCTTGTTTTTTGGAATCCTTCCACCGAATTACTTTAATACTATTTAAAATACACAAGAAAAGCAGCAGGTTTATGCTGCCACTTTTTATCCAAATGCTTATTATTTAGTTCGGGAATGATAGTATAAGGTACTTTCGTTACTTGCCACAAGTCTGTTTGCAGCGAGCTTACGTATTCCTTCAGCTTCTACCTTCTGTATAAGTCTGGATTCTTCATTAATAAGATCAGGATTACCCAGCATGGCAGCATAGGCCAGGTTCATTGAACGATTAAGTAGCTCCATTTCTGAAAAAACAATGGTAGATTCTGCCTGGTTTTTTACTTTTTCCAGCTCTTCTTCCTCAAGGGGCTCTTCTATTACAGAACGAATCACTTCCTGTATACCAGCTTCTGCCTCTTCCATTTTAACCCCTTTGTTTAACTTACCGTGAATGTTCAGGGTGCCAGGGTCCATAGAACCACTAATATATGCTGAAATATTGCTAAATAGCCTTCTTTTATTAACCAGCTCCTGATGTAAACGAGAAGACTTACCTCTTCCTAGAACATCACTAAGCAAATCGGCTGTATAATAATCGTCGTGCAATCTTTCAGGGATATGGAAAGCTTTATATATAGCATCTAATGGAACATCAGCCTCTACATGCTCTACCCTGGATTCTTTTTGTACGGGTTCCTGGGGCAGGTTTCTGAGATATTGCTCGCCACTAGGAATGGGACCAAACCATTTTTCGGCCAGTCGGCGAACATCATCAAACACTACATTGCCGGAAACAACCAGTATGGCGTTGTTTGGTACATAAAATTTATGGAAGAATGATTTTACATCATCCATACTGGCATCCTCAATATGTTTGATATCTCGTCCGATAGTAGGCCAGCGATAAGGATGTACTTTGTAGGCTAGTGCCTTTAGCTTCATATAGGCATCACCATAAGGCTGGTTCAGGTATTGCTGCTTGTACTCTTCAATAACAACTTTACGTTGCACTTCCAACACTTTTGGATCAAAAGATAAGCTCAACATTCTGTCGGACTCTAACCAAAACGCTGTTTCTAAGTTGTCAGAAGGGAGGCTTATATAATAATTAGTGATATCGGGGCTGGTAAAAGCGTTGTTTTCACCGCCTACCAACTGTAGAGGTTCGTCGTAGGAAGGAATATTTACTGAGCCCCCAAACATTAAATGCTCAAAAAGGTGGGCAAATCCGGTTTTGTTTTCATCTTCGTCCCTGGAACCTACATTATACAGTAAGTTTACCGTAGCGGTAGGTAAGGTAATATCCTGATGAACATAAACTTTGAGTCCATTGTCTAAGACAAAGTTCTGGAAGTCAATCATAAAATGATTTATGTATTTAAATTTCTTTAAAAGTATAACTTCTTTTTACCTGGCACTTGCTTATGCCATCACTTGTAAAGCTAACAAAGGTGCCGGGAGCTGTATTTTCGGTACGCAAAGTTAACATAAATATAATACGAAGAGTGCTATTTCTTTTGTGGCTGTATTTAACTTTGCGTGCTGAAATAGGTGAAAAAAGGATAATAATTACAGGTACACTAAAGTAAAGAAAGAGTAAACTCAAAATCTTAGTACAAGACGTCGTCCTATCTGATAGCTGAAGTAATGCCAAAAACTAAAAATAAGAGAGTCAATTCTAGCCGTTTTAGAGAAGTTATCTACCAACTTTTCGATCTTTTTAAAGAGGAACGGAAATTTATCGTTATTACCGCATTGTTGTTTTTAGTAGCCGGCGTTATTTACCCATATACAGGGGTAGCCATGTGGTTTGGTTTTGTACTGGCCGCCTATTCCGCAGTATCTAATGATAGTATTCAGACTATAGGTACCTTTATCGCTTCCAACGCTGACCGTAAGTGGTATGTGCTCTGGTTGTATATTGGTGGTATTTTTCTGGCTACTGTTACCATAGGTTGGGTTATTAATTCTGGAGATGTTACCTATGGTCGCTTACAAGCAACAGATAGCAATGGTAATCTGGCCTTTCCACAACCTGATAATTTTGCCTTTTTACAGATTGCTGCACCAATTTTTCTTCTGGTACTCACTCGGCTGAGAATGCCGGTTTCCACCACTTTTTTGCTGTTAAGTAGCTTTGCCGTAAGCCCCGGTGCCGTAGGCTCAGTAATTGGAAAAAGTATCAATGCTTATTTTATGGCATTTGGTCTGGGCCTGGTGGTTTGGTTGTTAATTAGTAAAGCTACTACCAAGTACTTTAAGGGTAAGCCTTCTCAGTGGTGGGTAGTGGCACAATGGTTAACAAGCGGTACCCTATGGTCTGTATGGATTATGCAAGATGCTGCCAATATTGCTATTTATCTACCCCGAGAGCTCACAACTATACAATTTATAGGCTTTGCTCTGGTAATATTTCTTGGTCTGGGTTTGATCTTCTTCCTGAAGGGTGATAAAATACAGGATATAGTAAATGAAAAGAGTGAAGTCAGAGATATTCGCTCAGCTACAATTATAGATTTTGTCTATTCCCTTATACTGGTTTATAAGCTCTTTGTCAGTGTAATTCCAATGAGTACAACCTGGGTATTTATAGGTTTACTGGGAGGGCGAGAGCTTGGCTACAGAATCAGGGAGAAAAGTAAGGGTAAAGGCAAGAATAAAAAGAAAAGAATTAAAGAGGCTTTTGCTATGATCGGTAAAGATTTAGGCCTGGCTACTATCGGATTGGTTATCTCTGTAATTATTGCTACTTCTGTAAACCCAGGCTTTAGAGAACAATTGATAGAGTATATGAGTAATGCATTCTAGCATTAGGCTCAGTTACAAAAAAAGGCATGATTTGTCATGCCTTTGCGCTGTCAATTTCTATCTTTTTCAACAAAACCAGCCGGAGAAACGAGCATTCGCTTTCTGTTCCCTGATAGTGTAGTTCTCCGTTTACATACAAGCCATGTGTTTCTTTGTGCTTGTAAGCATCCACTAGTTTTATTTCTACCTGATCTTTTACTGTTTTCATGCACAAACTATATTCTGATCAATAACATGTAAGGACTTAAATTCTGGTACTGTATTCTAATCTCATACTCTTCACTACTTCTATAGCTCGCTTTGCGTTAGCAATATCCATCTCATAAGTATCTCTGATGTGGGCAAGGTCTGCAATAAATCTTTTGAGTTCGTGTATGCTATTATTTTGCATGCTTTCAACATTTAATGGGCTGATACTTATTTATTGCTGAATTTTACGCAAGTGAATATTACTATGTACGCTTTGTCTTAGTTAGTTATATAAGCTTATTTATCTTTGTAGATACTTACTTATATAATTTATGTAACATTAAATATAAATATTTAAATAAAAAAATCATTTTTTGCAGAAAGAAGCATAAGGAGCGAGAAACAATACTGAAACTCAATATTTACACTTATAATACAGTGAAGTAACAAATAGTGAAAAAGTGCTACTATGGTTTTTTTTTACAATTAGGAATGTATTTTTTTTACTTAATGCTTTATGCCTAAAAGGCTAAAAATCATCTGAGATTCCTCAAAAGGAAATTTGATTTTAAACAAGTCCCATTTTAAATGCTTATATTAGTTTTTACTCAGAAGCTAAAAGGGCTATTTGGTAGCTTCAAGCGGACCGGAAATACTGTAGTTAGGCAGTATAAGCTCAGAAAAAAAGGATAACACGATACAGTAAGGTATCGCTGATTATTTTAATGAAATGTATCTTAAAAATTTTTTGACATGAAAACTCCTTATGAAAATCGCTTTAAATTCGGGATAGACAACTTTCTTTTCGGAAAAACAAAGAAAAAAGCAAGGCCACTCTATTGGGTTTTGTTCTTAATATACCTGTTAGTGGCCCTATTACTTCAGTGGG
This window of the Porifericola rhodea genome carries:
- a CDS encoding MGMT family protein gives rise to the protein MSDKISFFENVYEVVRLIPRGRVSSYGAIANYLGAKGSARMVGWAMNNAHQYGNVPAHRVVNRNGLLSGRHHFNPPEAMQEQLEKEGIEVKNNQVVNFELVFWNPSTELL
- a CDS encoding C40 family peptidase — encoded protein: MKINKISLLKARCIEQKKDTLYICFMTILFSKTRPYYTPYIIWITCILILGSCASKKKVADRKAPSYKKERAYTPPPKRNETRSSVHSSESETSYASPVDKVIDIARSYTGVPYRWGGTTRSGMDCSGLLMTSFNQADLSIPRTTSEQVKIGKGVSLFKLQPGDLVFFAAKKSNPNKITHVGMVTEVKGKHDVRFIHASTKLGVVENNIYSDYYRRIFIKARRPF
- a CDS encoding trypsin-like peptidase domain-containing protein, yielding MNKLQFFLGVVLAAILGGVTAVSLMQYFDEDSTANTNLQSERNIQLSKYLTDTAFTVPDGINFIYAAERVKPGVVFIRSTYNGSGQSFTNPLEDLYNEYFRNGEPRERRGPSRSSGSGVIISEDGYIVTNNHVIEDADKVDVTLDDNRMYTANVIGVDPTTDLALIKIDEEDLPFVDFGDSDDLKIGEWVLAVGNPFGTLTSTVTAGIISAKARNINILHDRNNRQIEAFIQTDAAVNQGNSGGALVNLRGELIGINTAIATFTGTYAGYSFAVPATLVRKVMNDLIEFGTVQRALLGVSIINVDARLAAEEGLDIVEGVYIQGVASESAASEAGIQPGDIIVEINGKKVTNVSELQELVARNRPGDKVKVTYYRDGGINNVYATLKNTMGDTEVVKRPEELEMEGALFITPTADVLQALEIEGGAQVVELGEGKWADAGLEEGFVITSIDHEKVFSAEQLMDIMADKSGGILIEGITSEGKHAFYGYGW
- a CDS encoding M16 family metallopeptidase, whose amino-acid sequence is MIDFQNFVLDNGLKVYVHQDITLPTATVNLLYNVGSRDEDENKTGFAHLFEHLMFGGSVNIPSYDEPLQLVGGENNAFTSPDITNYYISLPSDNLETAFWLESDRMLSLSFDPKVLEVQRKVVIEEYKQQYLNQPYGDAYMKLKALAYKVHPYRWPTIGRDIKHIEDASMDDVKSFFHKFYVPNNAILVVSGNVVFDDVRRLAEKWFGPIPSGEQYLRNLPQEPVQKESRVEHVEADVPLDAIYKAFHIPERLHDDYYTADLLSDVLGRGKSSRLHQELVNKRRLFSNISAYISGSMDPGTLNIHGKLNKGVKMEEAEAGIQEVIRSVIEEPLEEEELEKVKNQAESTIVFSEMELLNRSMNLAYAAMLGNPDLINEESRLIQKVEAEGIRKLAANRLVASNESTLYYHSRTK
- a CDS encoding response regulator, with product MSEDKKHRAVMLIDDNEIDNLINQKMIEAANISDHIYTHSGAKSAIEFLKNIEKLGENGKTVLPEVIFLDIDMPLMDGFQFLDEFDKLADETKEHCSIVMLTSSINPQDVNKSHKYACVKQYINKPLTQKNLEKLAV
- a CDS encoding rhodanese-like domain-containing protein, which encodes MLYLLKNKKFFYPILIVLFLIGSALMLKSLFYFLFLQVIIPDHTPHLSINDLQKLNSDTVLLLDTRSSEEFSVSHLKGASWVGYEEFTLEQFDDLPSDTTIVLYCSVGYRSDVVGKRLKDAGFTNVYNLWGGIFAWVNKGLPVYDEQSVTQNIHPYSASWGFWLTRGKKVMQSYKTVIED